Proteins from one Penaeus vannamei isolate JL-2024 chromosome 8, ASM4276789v1, whole genome shotgun sequence genomic window:
- the LOC138862388 gene encoding tropomyosin-1, isoforms 33/34-like, with product MRRWWVAISKRLVMRFPSADDSADGEAASADGEAASADGEAASADGEAASADGEAASADGEAASADGEAASADGEAASADGEAASADGEAASADGEAASADGAASPPGISGFRFYFIMMKATRQVRSTIMPT from the coding sequence atgcgccGTTGGTGGGTTGCGATATCAAAACGCCTCGTGATGCGTTTCCCCTCGGCCGATGATTCTGCCGATGGCGAAGCtgcttctgccgatggcgaagctgcttctgccgatggcgaagctgcttctgccgatggcgaagctgcttctgccgatggcgaagctgcttctgccgatggcgaagctgcttctgccgatggcgaagctgcttctgccgatggcgaagctgcttctgccgatggcgaagctgcttctgccgatggcgaagctgcttctgccgatggcgaagcTGCTTCTGCCGATGGCGCAGCTTCTCCGCCGGGCATCAGTGGATTccgcttttattttattatgatgaaGGCTACAAGACAGGTTAGAAGCACTATAATGCCAACATGA
- the LOC138862446 gene encoding putative nuclease HARBI1 yields the protein MLYIQENVHLYRCEHPRQMGYVEFLESMNKLDFLKHLRVTRTSFGKILYEINVQVIDALVNIRTKYIAWPSEEHCRTVEEEFRKFAGFRGVVGAVDECHVRIKAPSLQQSDYLNRKFEHSVNVLAVASANLKFIYVYAGFPGRAHDSRVLQNTPFYMDIMNGQEQKAPRKIPFGMKQTLIEAP from the exons ATGCTTTATATCCAAGAAAATGTGCACTTGTACAG gtgtgAGCATCCACGGCAGATGGGATATGTGGAATTCCTTGAAAGCATGAATAAGTTAGACTTCCTCAAGCACCTGCGTGTTACCAGAACATCTTTTGGCAAGATTTTGTACGAAATAAATGTCCA AGTAATAGATGCTCTAGTTAATATTCGAACAAAATACATAGCATGGCCATCAGAGGAACACTGTAGGACTGTAGAAGAGGAATTTAGAAAGTTTGCTGGTTTTAGAGGTGTGGTTGGAGCAGTAGATGAGTGTCATGTCAGGATTAAAGCTCCATCCTTGCAACAGAGTGATTACCTCAACCGAAAGTTTGAGCACTCTGTAAATGTATTAGCTGTTGCTTCAGCAAATTTaaagtttatttatgtgtatgcaggATTTCCTGGCAGAGCACATGATAGTAGAGTGCTGCAGAATACACCTTTTTATATGGATATTATGAATGGACAGGAACAGAA AGCACCCAGAAAAATACCATTTGGTATGAAACAAACTCTAATTGAGGCACCCTAG